From Chryseobacterium gallinarum, one genomic window encodes:
- a CDS encoding SDR family oxidoreductase — protein sequence MTIIITGTSSGIGFALAEYFGKKGHKVYGLSRKHTESPYFKSIPTDVTDNTAVQNAIAEVLTTETSIDVLINNAGMGMVGAVEDSTKEDILKLFSLNLAGAVQMMSAVLPGMRQNKFGKIINVSSIGSEMGLPFRGFYSASKSALDKVTEAMRYEVYPWNIDVCSLHLGDIKTNIAENRVIATVSEPYKNIFNKVYALMNAHVDEGTEPKEVAEYIEKLLNKKKWKAHYYFGKFGQKIGVPLKWILPQGTYENLMKKYNKLD from the coding sequence ATGACCATCATCATTACAGGAACGTCTTCAGGAATCGGGTTCGCATTAGCCGAATATTTTGGTAAAAAGGGACACAAAGTATATGGCTTAAGCCGGAAGCATACGGAAAGCCCGTATTTCAAATCGATCCCGACGGATGTTACCGACAATACAGCTGTTCAGAATGCCATCGCAGAAGTTTTAACTACAGAAACCAGCATTGATGTTTTGATCAATAACGCCGGAATGGGAATGGTGGGGGCTGTAGAAGATTCCACAAAGGAAGACATTTTAAAACTGTTCAGTCTTAATCTGGCCGGTGCCGTTCAGATGATGAGCGCTGTTCTTCCCGGCATGCGTCAAAATAAATTCGGGAAAATCATTAATGTTTCCAGTATCGGAAGTGAAATGGGATTACCTTTCCGGGGATTTTATTCTGCTTCAAAATCAGCCCTGGATAAAGTAACGGAGGCGATGAGGTATGAAGTGTATCCATGGAATATTGATGTTTGCTCACTTCATCTGGGAGATATTAAAACCAATATTGCCGAAAACAGGGTCATTGCAACGGTTTCCGAACCCTATAAAAATATTTTCAATAAAGTGTATGCTTTAATGAATGCCCATGTAGATGAAGGAACCGAACCGAAAGAAGTGGCGGAATACATTGAAAAGCTTCTGAATAAAAAGAAATGGAAAGCTCATTATTATTTTGGTAAATTCGGGCAGAAAATCGGGGTTCCGTTGAAATGGATTCTTCCACAGGGAACCTATGAGAATTTAATGAAGAAATATAATAAACTGGATTAG
- a CDS encoding autotransporter assembly complex protein TamA, whose amino-acid sequence MKLFLKIFFVVFCVFTQAQKKQYWLIDSETNVRKKVKDSASAVKFLDSLAQNNYFFTRLKEVKAKGDSTEIFYDKGKNYNETYVDLSDSIVQKLKIQKDFFTKNLDSTKKSINKSYIDEGYSFSRIKSRYKGQKNGYPVVELDINKNDRRTIDGFVLKGYEKVPKRFMKNLEKEFKGKNYDDKNLLAINKNFQSHPFLSLERQPQTLFTKDSTNIYLFLEKKKTNTFDGVIGFGNDKTDKFTLNGTMNVNFRNMFNGFETINLYWQRNPDKGQNFDLQVDIPYLFKSNVGMNAKVNIYRQDSTFANVKFLPAFYYHINNRNKIGIRGTLETSTIIDSLYVQGKDYNKRGIGVWFEMTEPTDIDLFLYKTRINAGYDFLTTTYTKGNTKATQNQFYFFGEHNYHIAGNHFLNIKGEGAMMDSKVEFSANELYRFGGWNSMRGFNENSLAADFFYYGSLEYRYLIGSQAFFDIFGQYGQLNNKSLNVKPKLYSVGLGFNFFIPIGLMSFQLSNGNEFGNPFKFNDIKIHWGILSRF is encoded by the coding sequence TTGAAATTATTTCTGAAAATATTTTTTGTTGTATTCTGCGTTTTTACACAAGCGCAGAAAAAACAATACTGGCTCATTGACTCAGAGACCAACGTAAGGAAAAAGGTTAAAGATTCCGCTTCTGCCGTAAAGTTCCTGGATTCACTGGCACAAAATAACTACTTCTTTACCCGGCTGAAAGAGGTAAAAGCAAAAGGAGACAGCACAGAAATATTCTATGATAAAGGAAAAAATTATAATGAAACCTATGTAGACCTTTCTGATTCCATTGTACAAAAGCTTAAAATACAGAAAGATTTCTTCACTAAAAATTTAGATTCTACCAAAAAAAGCATTAATAAAAGTTACATTGACGAAGGATATTCTTTCAGCAGAATCAAATCCCGATATAAAGGGCAGAAAAACGGCTATCCTGTTGTAGAACTGGATATCAATAAAAATGATAGAAGAACGATCGACGGCTTTGTGCTCAAAGGGTATGAAAAAGTTCCGAAAAGGTTTATGAAGAATCTTGAAAAGGAATTTAAAGGAAAAAACTATGATGACAAAAATTTGCTGGCGATCAATAAAAACTTTCAAAGCCATCCTTTTCTAAGCCTTGAGCGGCAACCCCAAACCTTATTTACCAAAGATTCAACCAATATTTACCTGTTCCTGGAAAAGAAAAAGACCAATACCTTTGACGGTGTCATCGGATTTGGAAATGACAAGACAGACAAATTTACCTTAAACGGTACCATGAATGTCAATTTCAGGAATATGTTCAATGGTTTCGAAACCATTAATCTGTATTGGCAGAGAAATCCCGATAAAGGACAAAATTTTGATTTGCAGGTTGACATTCCCTATCTCTTCAAATCCAATGTCGGGATGAATGCAAAGGTGAATATTTACAGACAGGATTCCACTTTTGCCAACGTAAAATTCTTACCGGCCTTCTATTATCACATCAATAACCGGAACAAGATCGGAATTCGCGGAACTTTGGAAACCTCTACTATTATTGATTCTCTGTATGTTCAGGGAAAGGATTATAACAAGAGGGGAATCGGGGTCTGGTTTGAAATGACAGAACCTACCGACATTGATCTTTTCCTGTACAAGACAAGGATCAATGCCGGGTATGATTTTCTAACAACAACTTATACAAAAGGAAATACCAAAGCTACCCAGAATCAGTTTTATTTCTTCGGTGAACATAATTACCATATTGCCGGAAATCATTTTCTCAACATCAAAGGAGAAGGAGCCATGATGGATTCTAAGGTAGAGTTTTCTGCCAACGAATTGTACCGCTTCGGAGGCTGGAATTCCATGCGGGGATTCAATGAAAATTCCCTTGCCGCTGATTTCTTCTATTACGGAAGTTTAGAATACCGGTACCTCATCGGCAGCCAGGCATTTTTTGATATCTTTGGCCAATATGGTCAGCTCAACAATAAATCCCTGAATGTAAAACCCAAACTCTACAGTGTAGGACTCGGTTTCAACTTTTTCATCCCTATCGGGCTGATGAGCTTCCAATTATCGAATGGAAATGAATTCGGGAATCCGTTTAAATTCAATGATATCAAAATCCATTGGGGGATTCTGAGCCGGTTCTAA
- a CDS encoding MBL fold metallo-hydrolase, with protein MKIKFLFIIGFCLSFSINALAQDTKQVIQKSLSALGNWEAVDNFEYSTQRTNSDRWQGYDFNNPIPEKDEFHLAFDLKNNRFLHHTRNHYPGGYLFDTYRLGRDATYYVYDGIGSRTGKDLLNLGSSSFNNRKNALLNNFSYFILKQLLTESKDESLLTADNTWIISRKTPSGTEEYWFDKNTYLLKKITKIQGQDTLIQHFDDYLTADGLMIAKKSSLERNGTLVYSDSLSSFRHNKGVDPKVFDFPPGYKTVTEQTPKLSAKMLTKDVYLIENVDGDRNILFVNMGNYIVLTEAPLSSATTRSILEVIHTALPNIPVRYVHLSHFHNDHISGIAEVVKEGATIICAESMKQPVIAMLHNGNTAAQTGDASFIVFNNKKVLQNGQKKLEFYEVPNSHAKGMSFLYLPQEKLIYQGDLLSLPADSYLTPAIAVTREFSDFLHQKKIPFDQIIGHHGLPLISKKTFDEVITMKEPVFH; from the coding sequence ATGAAAATTAAGTTTTTATTTATAATCGGATTTTGTCTGAGCTTTTCTATTAACGCATTGGCACAAGATACAAAGCAAGTAATTCAAAAAAGTCTGTCAGCATTAGGAAACTGGGAAGCGGTAGATAACTTTGAATATTCAACTCAAAGGACAAATTCAGACCGATGGCAGGGATATGACTTCAATAATCCTATACCCGAAAAAGATGAGTTTCATCTCGCTTTTGATCTGAAAAACAATCGTTTCCTGCATCATACCCGGAATCATTACCCCGGCGGTTATTTGTTTGACACATACAGGCTGGGCCGGGATGCAACATATTATGTATATGATGGCATCGGCAGCAGAACCGGAAAAGATTTGCTCAATCTCGGCTCTTCTTCTTTCAATAACAGAAAAAATGCTTTATTGAACAATTTCTCTTATTTTATCCTGAAGCAATTGCTCACAGAAAGTAAAGATGAATCTTTGCTTACAGCAGACAATACCTGGATTATCTCCAGAAAAACACCATCCGGCACTGAAGAATACTGGTTTGATAAAAACACTTATCTTTTAAAAAAAATAACGAAAATCCAGGGACAAGATACCCTGATTCAACATTTTGATGATTATTTGACAGCCGATGGATTGATGATTGCAAAGAAAAGCAGCCTGGAACGCAACGGAACACTTGTTTATTCAGACTCGTTAAGCTCATTCAGGCACAATAAAGGAGTAGATCCTAAGGTTTTTGATTTTCCTCCGGGATATAAAACGGTCACAGAACAGACTCCTAAGCTTTCCGCTAAAATGTTGACTAAAGACGTCTACCTGATTGAGAATGTAGATGGGGACCGGAATATCTTATTCGTTAATATGGGCAACTATATTGTTCTTACGGAAGCTCCGCTATCATCGGCTACCACCCGATCAATACTGGAGGTTATTCATACTGCTTTGCCCAATATACCTGTCAGATACGTTCATCTCTCCCATTTCCACAATGATCACATTTCGGGTATTGCAGAAGTAGTGAAAGAAGGGGCAACAATTATCTGCGCAGAAAGTATGAAGCAACCTGTTATTGCCATGTTACATAACGGCAATACTGCTGCTCAAACCGGAGATGCCAGTTTTATCGTTTTTAACAACAAAAAAGTGTTACAAAACGGGCAGAAAAAACTGGAATTTTATGAAGTTCCTAACAGCCATGCCAAAGGAATGTCATTCTTATATCTGCCGCAGGAAAAATTGATCTACCAGGGCGACCTGCTATCATTGCCTGCCGATTCATATCTTACTCCGGCAATAGCTGTAACCAGGGAGTTTTCAGATTTTCTGCATCAGAAAAAGATACCTTTCGACCAAATTATTGGTCATCACGGACTTCCTCTCATTTCTAAAAAAACCTTTGATGAGGTTATTACTATGAAAGAACCCGTTTTTCATTGA
- a CDS encoding SusC/RagA family TonB-linked outer membrane protein translates to MKKTLATFAVFLLPLYFTAQEITISGNVKSENGSSVSGVNITDKNTGKTAITDENGNFTISASPKDILEFFAPEFSVYTVEVSSKKQYSVTLKKANEKQIEGVVITALGIAKKKEKIGYATQEVGTRQFETITTPSIGNLFSGQVAGLNVSNPTGMQQAPEFNLRGNSNLVFVIDGVIVEKEVFQNLDPNNIENINVLKGATASALYGSRGRYGAVLITTKTAKKKGFTIEFSQNTMITAGFTNLPKTQTEYGNGSHGKYEFWDGADGGVNDGDMIWGPKFVPGLKIAQWNSPIRDKVTGETIPWYGAVTGTQYNDKSRYERVPIDWQYHDNLKTFLKPAVINNNNFAISYRNNKDIYRFSGNFMNYDDRVPNSYLRRYGVNFSSENHLGDRLILDTKFNFNQTFTPNVPNYDYNPSGHMYTILIWMGADVDGRALKNHMWIPGKEGIAQANWNYAWYNNPWFGAEYYKNQNTTNIINAQTGLEYKATQDFSVKGKISIVENHNKAEILSPYSYFNYSAPRSGGYILKDNKTWNLNYDVLATYKKKISDNFDFTINAGGSAFYYKNNLNERSTDGLKIPELYTFENSIGALKNYAYLKEKLIYSAYSTIDIGLYNAFFINISGRNDWSSTLPKANRSYFYPSASVSAVISNLVKMPESINLLKLSASWAKVAYDFQPYSIRNYYLNNGGITFNGNPTNYYPTILNNENSLKPEQTKSYELGLSAGLFNNRITLDATYFRTLDYDNILQFPSAESSGFKSQYVNGNEYTTKGFEISLGFVPVKTKDFTWRSLINWSTYEQKLTSIYDNMPNYKNILLGERMDSYYDYTWQKSPEGKVILNPQTGMPTRAANPTNLGHFNPDWTFGFNNTFKYKKFTLNIGIDGSIGGVMRSQVVEKMWWGGKHPNSVAYRDLEYANPGTYYFVPDGVNYNPATGTYTPHTKAISFQDWAQNYPYQARVTEAESEEFANVFDRTFVKLRSVILEYDFSYLLNPRGFVKNFTVNLSGYNLAMWKKSKNLYSDPDFKIGTGNDSKDQSKIGSGNDIQDPSSRWFGIGFNLKF, encoded by the coding sequence ATGAAGAAAACTTTAGCTACTTTTGCCGTTTTTTTACTTCCTCTTTATTTTACGGCCCAGGAAATCACTATTTCCGGAAATGTAAAATCTGAAAACGGCTCAAGTGTTTCCGGTGTGAACATCACCGACAAAAACACAGGAAAGACTGCTATTACTGATGAAAATGGTAATTTTACCATTTCTGCCAGCCCCAAAGATATCCTTGAATTTTTTGCTCCTGAATTTTCTGTTTATACCGTAGAAGTTTCTTCAAAAAAACAATATTCCGTTACTTTAAAAAAAGCCAACGAAAAGCAGATTGAAGGCGTTGTTATTACTGCTCTGGGGATTGCCAAAAAGAAAGAAAAAATCGGATATGCTACTCAGGAAGTAGGAACCAGACAATTTGAAACCATAACAACTCCAAGTATCGGAAACCTATTCTCCGGCCAGGTAGCAGGTCTTAATGTTTCCAATCCAACGGGAATGCAACAGGCCCCTGAATTTAATTTAAGGGGAAATTCCAATCTGGTTTTCGTTATTGACGGGGTGATCGTTGAAAAGGAAGTTTTCCAAAATCTGGACCCTAATAATATTGAGAACATTAACGTATTGAAAGGAGCCACAGCCTCCGCCTTATATGGGTCAAGAGGAAGATATGGAGCCGTACTGATCACTACTAAAACGGCAAAAAAGAAAGGCTTTACTATTGAGTTTTCTCAAAATACCATGATCACAGCAGGGTTTACCAATCTTCCGAAAACACAGACCGAATATGGAAACGGATCCCATGGCAAGTATGAATTCTGGGACGGAGCTGACGGCGGGGTGAATGATGGTGATATGATCTGGGGACCTAAATTCGTTCCGGGCCTGAAAATCGCCCAATGGAACAGCCCGATCAGAGATAAAGTAACAGGAGAAACTATTCCCTGGTACGGAGCTGTGACCGGCACTCAGTACAATGATAAATCAAGATATGAAAGAGTCCCGATTGACTGGCAGTATCACGATAACCTGAAAACATTTTTAAAACCGGCGGTGATCAACAATAACAATTTTGCGATCAGCTATAGAAATAATAAAGATATATATAGGTTTTCCGGTAATTTCATGAATTATGACGACAGGGTTCCCAATTCTTACCTGAGACGATACGGGGTGAATTTTTCCTCTGAAAACCATTTGGGAGACCGATTGATCCTGGATACAAAATTCAATTTTAACCAAACCTTCACTCCCAATGTTCCCAACTACGACTATAATCCAAGCGGCCACATGTACACCATCCTGATCTGGATGGGGGCAGATGTAGACGGAAGAGCCCTGAAAAACCATATGTGGATTCCCGGAAAAGAAGGTATAGCGCAGGCTAACTGGAACTATGCCTGGTACAACAATCCCTGGTTCGGTGCTGAATATTATAAAAATCAAAATACGACCAATATCATCAATGCCCAAACCGGATTGGAATATAAAGCTACCCAAGATTTCTCAGTAAAAGGTAAAATATCCATTGTAGAAAATCATAACAAAGCGGAAATATTAAGTCCTTATTCCTATTTCAATTACAGTGCACCAAGAAGCGGAGGCTATATTCTGAAAGACAACAAGACCTGGAACCTCAACTACGATGTACTGGCGACCTATAAGAAAAAAATCTCCGACAATTTTGATTTCACCATCAACGCAGGAGGCTCGGCATTTTATTATAAAAACAACCTCAATGAAAGGTCTACAGATGGCTTAAAGATTCCTGAACTTTATACCTTTGAAAATTCTATCGGGGCATTGAAAAATTATGCCTATCTCAAGGAAAAACTGATCTACAGTGCTTATTCAACAATTGATATCGGCTTATACAATGCATTCTTTATCAATATTTCGGGGCGGAATGACTGGTCTTCCACACTGCCCAAAGCCAACAGGTCTTACTTCTATCCTTCAGCATCCGTAAGTGCGGTAATTTCCAATCTGGTGAAAATGCCTGAATCCATCAATCTGCTAAAGCTCTCCGCATCATGGGCAAAAGTAGCATATGATTTTCAGCCGTATTCCATCAGAAACTATTATTTGAATAACGGAGGAATTACCTTTAACGGAAACCCTACCAATTATTACCCAACGATTTTAAATAACGAAAATTCATTAAAACCGGAACAGACCAAATCTTATGAACTGGGTTTAAGTGCAGGCTTATTCAACAATAGAATTACATTAGACGCTACCTATTTCAGAACCCTGGATTATGATAATATCCTTCAGTTTCCGAGTGCAGAATCATCCGGTTTCAAGTCTCAGTATGTAAATGGTAATGAATATACCACCAAAGGATTTGAAATTTCATTAGGTTTTGTCCCAGTTAAAACCAAAGATTTCACCTGGAGATCTTTAATCAACTGGAGTACTTACGAGCAAAAACTGACTTCCATCTACGATAATATGCCTAATTACAAGAATATTCTATTAGGAGAAAGAATGGACAGTTATTATGATTATACCTGGCAGAAATCCCCGGAAGGAAAGGTTATCCTGAATCCGCAAACCGGAATGCCTACAAGGGCTGCCAACCCTACCAACTTAGGGCATTTCAATCCTGACTGGACTTTTGGATTCAACAATACCTTCAAGTATAAAAAATTCACCCTGAACATCGGTATCGACGGTAGTATTGGCGGCGTAATGAGATCTCAGGTAGTTGAAAAAATGTGGTGGGGAGGAAAACACCCTAATTCTGTAGCCTACAGGGATCTTGAATATGCTAATCCGGGAACTTATTATTTCGTTCCCGATGGAGTTAATTATAATCCTGCAACAGGAACATATACTCCTCATACCAAAGCCATAAGCTTCCAGGATTGGGCGCAAAACTATCCTTATCAGGCGCGGGTAACCGAGGCTGAAAGTGAAGAGTTTGCCAATGTGTTTGACCGGACCTTCGTAAAGCTAAGGTCGGTAATCCTTGAATATGATTTCTCTTATCTGCTTAACCCACGGGGATTTGTAAAAAACTTTACTGTAAACCTTTCAGGATACAACCTTGCGATGTGGAAAAAATCCAAAAACCTGTATTCTGATCCCGATTTTAAAATAGGAACCGGAAACGACAGTAAAGATCAGTCTAAAATCGGCTCCGGGAATGATATTCAGGATCCTTCAAGCAGATGGTTCGGGATTGGTTTTAATCTTAAATTTTAA
- a CDS encoding SusD/RagB family nutrient-binding outer membrane lipoprotein, whose amino-acid sequence MKNIIKSLIVIGAFTFTSCESNLDKINENPNDQSSIHPRSLLTYVSMNTFQVNGDNMYASRMMIGTDGENIYQYMKWNDASFEVHTKGLLNTVKMMQEAEKINNKNYIAIGKFLRAYQFFNISLKVGSAPYSEAVKGESGITQPKYDSQEAIMSGILSELKEANDLINSNDKIEGDIIYNGDASKWKKLINSFRLKILMTLSRKSTVGSYTIASEFAAIAGSQPLMTSITDNGELKFADAADSRYTMFNNSGYGSSLYMADYFINLFKERKDPRLFTFAAQTTGAKEAGKAITDFTAYNGGNPISSYSDNAALITAKNISKVNDRFYKDPTNEPSSILSYPELEFILAEATARGWISGSAKAHYDNAIRASFSFYQTYVKNPGQYFAGFDVNQYLTTPLVMYDNSAPLQVQLERIITQKYMTMFHQSQWTSYYDYLRTGFPDYPLQNGVSAPFRFRYPQSEYNYNGSNVKAALAAQYGGNDNINAKPWWLQ is encoded by the coding sequence ATGAAAAATATTATAAAATCATTGATCGTTATAGGAGCTTTCACGTTTACTTCATGTGAATCCAATCTTGATAAAATTAATGAAAACCCTAACGACCAGTCAAGCATCCATCCGCGATCACTTTTAACCTATGTTTCCATGAATACTTTTCAGGTAAATGGTGATAATATGTATGCCTCAAGAATGATGATCGGTACGGACGGTGAAAATATATATCAGTACATGAAGTGGAATGATGCTTCCTTTGAAGTCCATACCAAAGGACTGTTGAATACGGTAAAAATGATGCAGGAAGCTGAAAAGATCAATAATAAAAATTATATTGCCATTGGTAAATTTCTAAGGGCATATCAGTTTTTCAATATCAGCTTAAAGGTGGGAAGCGCTCCTTATTCTGAAGCCGTAAAAGGAGAATCCGGAATTACCCAACCTAAATATGACAGCCAGGAAGCCATCATGTCCGGTATTTTATCTGAACTTAAAGAAGCTAATGATCTTATCAATAGCAACGATAAAATTGAGGGTGATATTATCTACAATGGTGATGCTTCAAAGTGGAAAAAGCTTATCAACTCCTTTCGGCTGAAAATTTTAATGACCTTATCCAGAAAAAGCACAGTAGGAAGTTATACTATTGCTTCAGAATTTGCTGCTATTGCCGGAAGCCAGCCTTTAATGACTTCCATTACAGATAATGGCGAACTTAAATTTGCGGATGCTGCCGACAGCCGGTACACAATGTTTAACAACAGCGGATACGGATCCAGTTTATACATGGCTGATTATTTTATCAATCTGTTTAAAGAAAGAAAAGATCCCCGCCTGTTTACATTCGCTGCCCAGACTACGGGAGCAAAAGAAGCGGGAAAAGCAATCACAGATTTTACAGCATATAACGGCGGAAATCCCATCTCATCGTATTCAGATAACGCAGCATTGATTACCGCTAAAAACATTTCCAAGGTAAACGACCGTTTTTACAAGGATCCGACCAATGAGCCATCGTCCATATTAAGCTACCCTGAGTTAGAATTTATTCTGGCAGAAGCAACAGCAAGAGGATGGATTTCCGGATCTGCAAAAGCCCATTATGATAATGCCATCAGGGCCAGCTTTAGTTTCTATCAGACCTATGTAAAAAACCCGGGACAGTACTTTGCAGGGTTTGATGTAAATCAGTATCTGACGACTCCATTGGTTATGTATGACAACTCAGCTCCGTTACAGGTTCAGCTGGAAAGAATCATTACCCAGAAATACATGACTATGTTCCATCAGTCCCAGTGGACGTCTTATTATGACTATTTAAGAACAGGTTTCCCTGATTATCCGCTGCAAAATGGCGTTTCGGCACCGTTCAGGTTCAGATATCCGCAATCTGAGTACAACTATAACGGTTCCAATGTGAAAGCGGCATTGGCTGCCCAGTATGGAGGCAATGACAATATTAATGCAAAGCCCTGGTGGTTACAGTAA
- a CDS encoding phosphocholine-specific phospholipase C, whose protein sequence is MDRREFLEKSSLLLAGLGTSGILHPSILKALSIEPAAQSTFYDAEHVVILMQENRSFDHAFGALKGVRGFLDQRAFIKQDGHSVFFQKGDNGKYASPARLDLRNTKSTWMSSLPHSWADQQKALNKGKFDQWLQAKASGNKDYKDIPLTLGYYNREDLPFYYQLADAFTIFDQYFCSSLTGTTPNRLFLWSGTLREQQYGKVKANVVNENIDYDTARQAKWKSFPEILEQQNVSWRIYQNEISLPKGMSGEQEAWLSNFTDNPIEWFSRFNVKFSKGYHQNIPNIIAHLKQEIEKDPKQKERLEAMIAGLQEDQVKYHPDNYSKLSREEKNLHEKAFTTNVNDPNYWKLEIGKDETGERLVVPEGDVLFQFRKDVEEKKLPLVSWLVAPEHFSDHPGSPWYGAWYISEVLNILTQDPETWKKTIFIINYDENDGYFDHVLPFAPPVNPSQPVDMNGKEGVEYVDQSQEYMSDPSLKSYEKVEGTVGLGYRVPMIIASPWTKGGFVNSEVSDHTSVLQFLEKFIMKKLNKNVHVDNISDWRRAVCGDLTSAFNSSHIKAPQMDYLNQKDYAKTINAARNKPVPDLKWYSENELNDHLLEIQERGLKPSNSLPYNFQVNLEREGIKMTNLKEKGVPLLIYDRTQFHSNNYYFSYALYSKQELSHSVHSGAYDYEVYGPNGFFRKFKGDSSPELEVTLVNHISKSQVELIIKNNKKKNSLVLEDLYGKTKRVISLQKQEERIVFDLNQYKGWYDIKVNLNDHQWHFAGRIETGKVSVSDPHWA, encoded by the coding sequence ATGGACAGAAGAGAATTTTTAGAAAAATCAAGCCTTTTACTTGCCGGGCTGGGAACGTCAGGTATACTGCATCCTTCTATTTTAAAAGCTTTATCAATTGAACCGGCCGCCCAATCTACTTTTTATGACGCGGAGCATGTAGTGATCCTTATGCAGGAAAACCGTTCATTTGATCATGCCTTCGGAGCTCTTAAAGGAGTGAGAGGATTTCTGGATCAAAGGGCTTTTATCAAGCAGGATGGCCATTCCGTTTTTTTCCAGAAAGGGGATAACGGAAAATATGCATCCCCAGCACGCCTGGACCTAAGAAATACAAAATCCACATGGATGAGCTCATTGCCTCATTCGTGGGCAGACCAGCAAAAAGCACTGAATAAAGGAAAATTTGATCAATGGCTTCAGGCCAAAGCTTCAGGCAATAAAGATTATAAAGATATTCCGCTGACACTAGGGTATTATAACCGTGAAGACCTTCCCTTCTATTATCAGCTGGCAGATGCATTTACAATATTTGACCAATATTTCTGTTCTTCCCTGACAGGAACCACACCCAACAGATTATTCCTTTGGTCCGGAACCTTAAGAGAACAGCAATATGGCAAGGTAAAAGCCAACGTGGTTAATGAAAATATTGATTATGATACAGCCAGACAGGCAAAATGGAAAAGTTTTCCTGAAATTTTAGAACAGCAAAATGTTTCATGGCGTATTTACCAGAATGAAATCAGTCTTCCAAAAGGAATGTCCGGAGAACAGGAAGCATGGCTGAGTAATTTCACCGACAATCCTATTGAATGGTTTTCAAGGTTTAATGTTAAATTTTCCAAGGGCTACCATCAGAATATCCCTAATATTATTGCTCACCTGAAACAGGAGATTGAAAAAGACCCTAAGCAGAAGGAAAGACTGGAAGCCATGATTGCCGGACTGCAGGAAGATCAGGTAAAATACCATCCGGATAATTATTCAAAACTTTCCCGGGAAGAGAAAAACCTGCACGAAAAAGCTTTTACCACCAACGTTAACGATCCCAACTACTGGAAACTTGAAATCGGCAAGGATGAAACCGGTGAAAGGCTGGTCGTTCCGGAAGGGGATGTCCTGTTCCAGTTCCGGAAAGATGTGGAAGAAAAAAAACTTCCTCTGGTGTCCTGGCTTGTAGCTCCCGAGCATTTTTCTGATCATCCCGGATCTCCATGGTATGGGGCATGGTACATTTCAGAGGTTTTAAATATTCTTACCCAAGATCCTGAAACCTGGAAGAAGACAATCTTTATCATCAATTATGATGAAAATGACGGTTATTTTGATCACGTACTGCCATTCGCACCTCCTGTGAATCCAAGCCAGCCGGTAGATATGAACGGTAAAGAAGGCGTGGAGTATGTAGATCAGTCCCAGGAATACATGTCTGATCCTTCTTTGAAAAGCTATGAAAAAGTTGAAGGAACTGTAGGACTTGGCTACAGGGTTCCCATGATCATTGCTTCCCCGTGGACAAAAGGCGGATTTGTAAATTCTGAAGTATCGGATCATACTTCCGTGTTGCAGTTCCTGGAGAAATTCATCATGAAGAAACTCAACAAAAATGTTCACGTAGACAATATCAGCGACTGGAGAAGAGCCGTATGCGGAGATCTTACTTCTGCGTTCAATTCGTCTCATATAAAAGCTCCTCAGATGGATTACCTTAATCAGAAAGATTATGCCAAGACCATCAACGCGGCCAGAAACAAGCCTGTTCCTGATCTGAAATGGTATTCTGAAAACGAGCTCAATGATCATTTACTTGAGATTCAGGAAAGAGGATTAAAGCCTTCGAATTCGCTTCCTTATAATTTCCAGGTCAATCTGGAGAGGGAAGGCATCAAAATGACTAATTTAAAAGAGAAGGGTGTTCCTCTGTTAATTTATGACAGGACACAATTCCACAGCAATAATTATTATTTCTCTTATGCCCTGTATTCAAAACAGGAATTATCGCATTCGGTACATTCCGGAGCTTATGATTATGAGGTCTATGGACCTAATGGTTTTTTCCGGAAGTTTAAAGGAGATTCAAGCCCGGAATTGGAAGTTACTTTAGTCAATCATATTTCAAAAAGTCAGGTCGAATTGATTATCAAAAACAATAAAAAGAAGAATTCTTTAGTGCTGGAAGACCTTTATGGGAAAACAAAAAGAGTGATTTCTTTACAAAAACAGGAAGAAAGAATAGTTTTCGATCTTAATCAATACAAAGGATGGTATGATATAAAGGTAAACCTGAATGACCATCAGTGGCATTTTGCAGGAAGGATAGAAACGGGCAAGGTTTCTGTATCTGACCCGCACTGGGCTTAG